A window of the Bacillota bacterium genome harbors these coding sequences:
- a CDS encoding CpaF family protein — protein sequence MALLERLEAQRAEKTARDHEKEKEKVQTNIDPYEELKSELHKKLVAGLKDVETEEKEDSELLASRIEQLVEEMLTEEDSKRIPRLDRLRLASELIDEITGFGPITSLLNDPEVSEVMVNGPHQIYVEKKGRLVTSNVRFKDDAHVMHVIERIVAPLGRRIDESMPMVDARLPDGSRVNAVIPPLALHGPTITIRKFSREPFQVADLVRFGTLTEQMAEFIDACVKSRLNIVVSGGTGSGKTSSLNVLSSFIPSSERIITIEDAAELQLHQQHVLTLESRPPNIEGKGAITIRDLVRNSLRMRPDRIVVGEVRSGEALDMLQAMNTGHDGSLTTGHANSPRDILSRLETMVLMAGMELPIRAIREQIASAVDLIIQQSRLRDGTRKITHITEVQGMEGDVIILQDLFTFQQQGVDADGMLQGEFQSTGIRPKFIDRIEAAGFKLPPSIFESAFF from the coding sequence ATGGCTTTACTGGAACGATTGGAAGCTCAGCGAGCGGAAAAAACCGCCAGAGACCATGAAAAGGAAAAGGAAAAGGTCCAAACCAATATTGACCCGTACGAAGAGCTAAAATCCGAACTGCATAAAAAATTGGTGGCCGGCCTTAAAGACGTAGAGACGGAAGAAAAAGAGGATAGTGAATTGCTGGCCAGTCGTATAGAACAATTGGTTGAAGAGATGCTCACCGAAGAAGACAGTAAACGTATACCACGCCTGGACCGTTTACGCCTGGCCAGTGAGCTTATTGATGAAATTACCGGTTTTGGCCCCATTACCTCGCTGCTGAACGACCCGGAAGTTAGTGAAGTTATGGTCAATGGCCCTCACCAAATCTACGTGGAAAAAAAGGGGCGTCTAGTTACATCCAATGTACGGTTCAAAGACGATGCGCACGTAATGCATGTTATCGAGCGCATCGTAGCACCACTTGGCAGGCGTATTGATGAAAGCATGCCCATGGTAGACGCCCGTCTTCCCGACGGCTCCCGGGTGAATGCAGTTATTCCCCCGCTGGCTCTGCACGGCCCTACCATAACAATCCGTAAATTCTCTCGGGAGCCCTTCCAGGTAGCTGACCTGGTCAGGTTTGGAACGCTTACGGAACAAATGGCGGAATTTATTGATGCCTGTGTAAAATCACGTTTGAATATAGTTGTTTCCGGTGGTACAGGTAGCGGTAAAACTAGCTCGCTGAACGTTTTGTCTTCTTTTATTCCTTCCAGCGAAAGAATTATAACCATTGAGGACGCCGCGGAGCTTCAACTACACCAACAGCATGTACTGACACTGGAGAGCCGCCCGCCGAACATTGAAGGCAAAGGAGCCATTACCATTCGAGACCTGGTCAGAAACTCCCTGCGCATGCGCCCGGACCGCATAGTGGTGGGCGAGGTTCGCAGCGGAGAAGCACTGGACATGCTGCAGGCTATGAATACAGGTCATGACGGGTCGCTGACCACAGGACACGCCAACTCCCCCCGGGATATACTCTCCCGCCTGGAAACCATGGTCCTCATGGCCGGGATGGAACTACCCATCAGAGCTATCCGCGAGCAAATTGCTTCGGCCGTAGACCTTATCATTCAGCAAAGCCGGCTCAGGGACGGAACCCGTAAAATTACCCATATTACTGAGGTGCAGGGAATGGAAGGAGATGTAATAATCTTGCAGGATCTGTTCACCTTTCAGCAGCAAGGAGTAGATGCGGACGGCATGTTACAGGGAGAATTTCAGTCCACCGGCATTCGTCCCAAGTTTATAGACCGTATCGAAGCAGCCGGTTTTAAACTACCGCCCAGCATATTTGAGTCGGCCTTTTTTTAG
- a CDS encoding peptidase A24, which translates to MALEILLLAVISICLYTDLRYKKIYNWIIFPGTIIALAFQLLSGGPAELWFSAKGLLLGMAILIIPFTLGGMGAGDVKLLGFIGACGGPGFVWLTFLATALAGGLLAILILIKNKKLISSLKVVWYTILSLFGATPRVNMLGTLEAENTIAFPYGVAITTGTVVAYLMR; encoded by the coding sequence ATGGCCCTGGAGATATTACTGCTGGCCGTAATATCCATCTGCCTCTACACCGACCTACGGTACAAAAAAATCTACAACTGGATAATCTTCCCGGGTACCATAATAGCCTTAGCTTTTCAGTTGTTGTCGGGTGGTCCGGCAGAATTGTGGTTCAGCGCAAAAGGCCTCCTACTGGGTATGGCAATTCTAATCATCCCCTTCACTCTGGGCGGGATGGGAGCAGGAGATGTAAAACTACTGGGCTTCATCGGTGCCTGTGGCGGGCCTGGTTTTGTATGGCTCACCTTCCTGGCCACAGCTCTGGCGGGCGGGCTATTGGCCATACTTATACTCATAAAGAACAAAAAGCTAATATCAAGCCTAAAGGTAGTGTGGTACACTATCCTTTCCCTTTTTGGGGCTACCCCCCGGGTCAACATGCTTGGAACCCTGGAAGCCGAAAACACAATAGCTTTCCCCTACGGAGTGGCCATAACTACAGGTACGGTAGTGGCTTACCTTATGAGGTGA
- a CDS encoding spore coat protein produces MQLSDKDMLTDLLLGTKSISTAYHHGVLEAANNRTRNAFIQLNNDELTFQKQIFDIMHDRNWYQVEPAQMTAASQQQQRTVAPQQMNVREDYQMEQRPY; encoded by the coding sequence TTGCAGCTAAGTGACAAGGATATGTTAACGGATCTACTGCTGGGTACAAAGTCAATTTCCACGGCCTATCATCACGGGGTTCTTGAGGCGGCCAATAACCGTACAAGAAATGCCTTTATCCAGCTAAATAATGATGAGCTAACTTTTCAAAAGCAAATTTTCGATATTATGCACGACAGAAACTGGTACCAGGTTGAACCTGCCCAAATGACTGCGGCTTCGCAGCAACAACAAAGGACTGTCGCACCGCAGCAAATGAATGTGCGCGAAGATTACCAGATGGAGCAAAGGCCATATTAA
- a CDS encoding pilus assembly protein, translating into MLYQLAKKLRRSKRGQSLVEIALILPILLIILFGILEFGRVFHSYLVITHAAREGARYGIISKDAAQIKQKVQDASPGITLDLSDIDVNPSTNLTAGVPLTISVEHQLDLFTPVLADILPNPIVISTSSTMRVE; encoded by the coding sequence ATGTTATATCAATTAGCTAAAAAACTTCGAAGATCTAAGAGAGGTCAATCTCTTGTAGAGATAGCCCTGATTCTACCCATTTTATTAATTATCCTTTTTGGAATCCTGGAATTTGGTCGTGTTTTCCACTCCTACCTGGTAATAACCCACGCGGCACGGGAGGGAGCACGGTACGGAATAATAAGTAAGGACGCCGCCCAAATAAAACAAAAGGTGCAGGATGCATCACCGGGAATAACGCTGGACCTGAGCGATATTGATGTTAATCCCTCCACCAATTTAACTGCCGGCGTCCCCCTTACCATTTCCGTGGAACACCAGTTAGACCTCTTTACCCCGGTTCTGGCTGACATCTTACCTAATCCTATAGTCATTTCAACCTCCAGTACCATGCGGGTAGAATAG
- a CDS encoding Flp family type IVb pilin: MELLFKRLLSEEEGQGMVEYGLIIALVAVVLIGALVGLQGGLSEIFKDAENELRNPSTTS, encoded by the coding sequence ATGGAACTTTTATTTAAAAGGTTATTATCTGAAGAGGAAGGACAAGGTATGGTTGAATACGGACTAATCATTGCTCTGGTTGCCGTAGTTTTGATTGGAGCGCTTGTAGGTCTACAAGGCGGGTTGTCGGAAATCTTTAAAGATGCAGAAAATGAGTTGAGAAACCCATCTACAACATCCTAA
- a CDS encoding MinD/ParA family protein — protein MNPITVMIADDIANTREDIKRLLYFEDDMEVICEAGDGEEAVAMAKEMRPDIILMDINMPRLDGIGATEAISLELPETAIIIVSIQGEQEYLRKAMAAGAREFLVKPFSASELAETIRKVHDTHQKRSVYLQMPPKEKDASTPRRQQGRIITFFSTKGGTGKTTLATNLAVCLSQETKGKVVLVDLDLTAGDAAVLLNINVKGTVGDLVQEQDTIDFGLIDSFSVPHLSGTKLLPAPTSPEQAELIQPEHVEQILRVLKDNYDYIVIDTAPVYSEINLSVLESSDQVVLVLTQELPSLRQTTTALKILDTLNYAPRVRIVLNQHSSEAGIKTADLEKSINGNLSAIIPDDRKTVRSAINKGLPFVMSQTGSRVALSVREMVSTLGLASPEGMPQEEGLPRKTLISKFFSF, from the coding sequence ATGAACCCCATAACTGTAATGATTGCAGATGATATAGCTAACACCAGAGAAGATATAAAGAGATTATTATACTTTGAAGACGACATGGAAGTAATTTGTGAGGCCGGCGACGGCGAGGAAGCCGTGGCCATGGCCAAAGAAATGCGGCCGGACATTATTCTGATGGATATCAACATGCCCCGCCTGGACGGTATCGGTGCCACAGAAGCCATATCCCTGGAGCTACCGGAGACTGCCATTATCATTGTTTCCATTCAGGGGGAACAGGAATATCTTCGTAAGGCTATGGCCGCCGGTGCCCGGGAATTCCTGGTAAAGCCCTTTTCAGCCAGTGAATTGGCTGAAACCATCCGCAAGGTGCATGATACACACCAAAAACGCAGCGTGTATTTACAGATGCCACCGAAGGAAAAAGATGCATCTACTCCACGCAGGCAACAAGGGCGTATTATCACTTTCTTTTCCACCAAGGGAGGAACAGGAAAGACAACACTGGCCACTAACCTGGCCGTATGCCTCTCCCAGGAAACCAAGGGAAAGGTGGTTCTGGTCGACCTTGATTTAACCGCGGGCGATGCGGCGGTATTGTTGAACATTAACGTTAAAGGCACCGTGGGTGACCTGGTACAAGAGCAGGATACCATTGATTTTGGGCTCATTGACTCCTTTTCCGTTCCCCACCTTTCGGGCACTAAATTGTTGCCTGCTCCCACCAGCCCTGAACAGGCAGAGCTAATACAGCCGGAACATGTGGAACAGATTCTAAGAGTACTAAAGGATAACTATGATTATATCGTGATAGATACTGCCCCGGTTTATAGTGAGATCAACTTGAGCGTACTGGAGTCCAGTGATCAGGTGGTACTGGTCTTAACGCAGGAATTACCCAGCCTGCGGCAAACCACTACCGCGCTTAAAATATTGGATACCCTTAATTACGCCCCGCGGGTACGGATAGTTCTCAATCAGCACAGCAGCGAGGCCGGTATCAAGACAGCTGACTTAGAGAAAAGCATCAACGGCAACTTATCCGCCATTATCCCGGATGACCGCAAAACTGTCCGGAGTGCTATCAATAAAGGGCTTCCCTTTGTAATGTCACAAACCGGTAGCCGGGTGGCCTTATCCGTGCGGGAGATGGTATCCACCCTGGGCCTGGCTTCCCCGGAAGGGATGCCGCAGGAAGAAGGATTGCCCAGGAAGACACTGATCAGTAAATTCTTTAGCTTTTAG
- the hflX gene encoding GTPase HflX, with product MEIIGEDSQEKAVLIGVELPGTGSQEVEDSLEELARLTETAGAYVADVQVQRRKRPHPATFIGPGKAEELRDICAELEVGVVICDREISPGQANKLEKIAEVKVLDRTQLILDIFAGRARTREGKLQVELAQLEYMLPRLVGAGTQLSRLGGGIGTRGPGETKLEIDRRRIRKRISDLRKEIVEVRRHRELLRRGRKEIPVPLVSLVGYTNAGKSTLLNSLTGAEVLVEDKLFATLDPTTRRVDLPNNQEVLFTDTVGFIKNLPHHLVAAFRATLEEVVEADLLLHVVDASHPNYPEQVEAVNSVLDSLDVGSKSTIMVFNKMDKVQDLPVFQDPDVPWVAVSAHTEKGLDNLLSAVEDALGKERVRVTFSIPYDKSTLLDTIHQKGLVLHQEHGQEGIYLEVEMDRVWAERIEARLGDDKNL from the coding sequence ATGGAAATAATCGGTGAGGATAGCCAGGAAAAAGCAGTACTTATAGGCGTTGAACTTCCGGGCACCGGCAGTCAGGAAGTGGAAGACTCCTTGGAAGAACTGGCCCGGCTTACAGAAACAGCCGGAGCATACGTGGCTGATGTGCAGGTACAAAGGAGAAAACGGCCGCATCCCGCTACATTTATCGGCCCGGGTAAGGCCGAAGAGCTAAGGGATATCTGTGCTGAATTAGAGGTCGGAGTTGTTATTTGCGACCGGGAAATATCCCCCGGTCAGGCCAACAAACTGGAGAAAATTGCGGAAGTAAAGGTACTTGATCGCACTCAGCTTATTTTGGACATCTTTGCTGGGAGAGCTCGTACCAGGGAAGGAAAGCTACAGGTTGAATTAGCTCAATTGGAATACATGCTTCCTCGCCTAGTGGGTGCCGGTACTCAGCTTTCCCGCCTGGGCGGGGGCATAGGCACCCGGGGCCCCGGGGAAACCAAGCTGGAAATTGACCGCAGGCGGATTAGAAAACGTATATCTGATCTGAGGAAAGAAATTGTCGAAGTGAGGCGGCACCGAGAACTTTTGCGGCGGGGACGCAAGGAAATCCCCGTTCCTCTGGTATCCCTGGTGGGCTATACTAATGCCGGTAAGTCAACACTATTGAACTCTTTGACGGGTGCAGAGGTGCTGGTGGAGGATAAATTGTTTGCTACCTTGGATCCAACCACGCGGCGGGTAGACTTACCCAATAACCAAGAAGTCTTGTTTACTGATACCGTTGGCTTTATCAAAAATTTACCCCACCACCTGGTGGCTGCATTCAGGGCTACTTTGGAAGAGGTGGTGGAGGCGGACCTTTTACTGCATGTGGTGGATGCATCCCATCCTAATTACCCGGAACAAGTAGAGGCGGTAAACTCGGTATTGGATTCACTGGACGTGGGAAGTAAGTCAACAATAATGGTATTTAACAAGATGGACAAGGTGCAGGATTTACCGGTGTTCCAAGACCCGGATGTGCCCTGGGTGGCGGTATCGGCCCATACGGAAAAGGGGCTGGACAATTTGCTGTCAGCCGTAGAAGATGCACTGGGAAAAGAAAGAGTACGGGTTACATTTTCAATTCCTTATGATAAAAGCACTCTTCTTGATACTATTCACCAAAAGGGACTGGTACTGCACCAAGAGCACGGCCAGGAAGGAATATACTTGGAAGTAGAAATGGACCGCGTGTGGGCTGAGAGGATAGAAGCACGACTGGGGGACGATAAAAACCTTTAA
- a CDS encoding radical SAM protein, translated as MRITEEELRDRASCAWEMLKDCNVCAQDCHVNRLEGELGFCRAPGNAVISNYGPHPGEEDVLAGTNGSGTVFFAHCNLACVFCQNCEISQHDEGREVGARELGNIMLELQDMGCHNINLVSPSHFVPAILEALVPAYQEGLSIPVVYNTGGYDALHTLKLLDGVIDIYMPDIKFGSNEMGKKYSRAPYYFDTVKKAVREMHRQVGDLKIDNRGLATRGLLVRHLVLPGDISGTRAVMEFLAREISPETYVNIMEQYYPAHKAFKYPEIKRRITPGEFSRALEIARGEGLEVV; from the coding sequence ATGAGGATTACTGAAGAAGAGCTGCGAGACAGGGCTTCTTGTGCATGGGAAATGCTGAAAGACTGTAATGTTTGTGCCCAGGACTGCCATGTTAATCGTTTGGAAGGCGAATTGGGCTTTTGCCGCGCTCCCGGTAATGCCGTAATAAGCAACTACGGCCCCCACCCGGGAGAAGAAGATGTTCTGGCCGGAACTAATGGTTCAGGGACCGTTTTCTTCGCTCACTGCAACCTTGCATGTGTTTTCTGCCAGAATTGTGAAATTAGCCAACATGATGAGGGACGGGAGGTTGGTGCGCGAGAACTGGGTAATATAATGCTTGAGCTGCAGGACATGGGGTGTCATAATATCAACCTTGTTTCGCCCAGCCATTTTGTGCCGGCCATATTGGAGGCGCTGGTACCGGCATACCAAGAGGGCCTATCTATACCGGTTGTGTACAATACCGGGGGGTATGACGCCCTTCATACCTTAAAGTTGCTGGACGGTGTTATTGATATATACATGCCGGACATTAAGTTCGGTTCCAATGAAATGGGTAAGAAATATTCTCGTGCGCCTTACTATTTTGATACGGTAAAAAAGGCAGTGCGGGAAATGCACCGACAGGTGGGGGACTTGAAGATTGATAACCGGGGCCTGGCTACTCGGGGGCTTTTGGTACGGCACCTGGTGCTGCCCGGTGATATTTCCGGTACCCGGGCGGTTATGGAATTCCTGGCGCGGGAAATATCGCCTGAAACTTATGTAAACATAATGGAGCAGTATTACCCTGCTCACAAAGCTTTCAAATATCCGGAAATAAAACGCAGAATTACACCAGGGGAGTTTTCTCGTGCCTTGGAAATTGCGCGGGGAGAAGGCCTGGAAGTGGTATGA
- a CDS encoding response regulator transcription factor produces MAGNKIRVVVADDHALIREGLSRVLSLDPAISLVGEAEDGNHAVKITLEKKADVVLMDINMPQMNGIEACKLIMEKSPQTRVIALTIHEDEEYLFEMIRSGSSAYLLKDVSPDQLIHTIKGTAQGESFIPPKLMARVFQEFNRLSSEPNEENHGLTKRELEVLELVAKGENNKSIAEKLFISEKTVKNHLTNIFQKLEVTDRTQAALYAIKNKIVQI; encoded by the coding sequence ATGGCTGGTAATAAAATAAGAGTTGTGGTAGCCGACGACCACGCATTAATTCGGGAAGGATTGAGCCGTGTCCTATCTCTGGACCCTGCCATATCGTTGGTTGGCGAGGCTGAAGACGGTAACCATGCGGTAAAAATTACCCTAGAAAAAAAGGCAGATGTGGTCCTCATGGACATAAACATGCCCCAAATGAATGGCATAGAGGCCTGCAAGTTGATCATGGAAAAGTCACCTCAAACCAGGGTAATAGCTCTTACCATCCATGAGGATGAAGAATACTTGTTCGAAATGATTCGCTCCGGGTCTTCTGCCTACCTTTTAAAAGATGTAAGTCCCGACCAGTTAATACATACCATTAAAGGAACTGCGCAGGGTGAATCTTTTATCCCACCCAAACTCATGGCCCGGGTTTTTCAGGAATTCAACCGGCTCTCTTCTGAGCCCAATGAAGAAAACCACGGGCTTACCAAAAGGGAACTGGAAGTACTGGAACTTGTGGCCAAGGGGGAGAACAACAAATCTATTGCGGAAAAGCTGTTTATCAGTGAGAAAACTGTAAAGAATCACTTAACCAATATTTTTCAAAAACTCGAAGTAACCGACAGAACCCAGGCAGCTTTATACGCCATTAAAAATAAAATTGTTCAGATTTAA
- a CDS encoding type II secretion system F family protein, producing the protein MQRVSAKQVKEKLARMHNKEEHTDFWRRLLANSSQLLLARRLGRKVEKQLTESDIPLRGEEFVVIVAASGITAGTFFSLITMNVLTGLMAAIASSLLPFLFVRTAHARRVTKLNAQIGDALSIMSNSLRSGFSFLQAMDMVRRELPDPISKEFSRTFREINLGTSTEEALQNLVHRVNSEDMELIVTAVMIQRQVGGNLAEVLDNIGKTIRERIRIKGEIKTLTAQGRISGIIIGFLPVVLAVIMTGLNPEYIMTLFTSEVGRLMLLAAIGGELLGILLIKRIVNIQV; encoded by the coding sequence ATGCAGCGCGTTAGTGCCAAGCAAGTAAAAGAAAAGCTGGCCCGTATGCATAATAAAGAAGAACATACTGACTTTTGGCGGCGACTGCTTGCCAATTCCAGCCAACTATTACTGGCCCGCCGCCTGGGCCGTAAGGTTGAAAAACAGCTAACAGAATCCGATATACCACTACGGGGAGAAGAATTTGTAGTTATCGTGGCTGCATCCGGTATCACAGCCGGAACCTTTTTCTCACTCATTACAATGAATGTGTTAACCGGTTTAATGGCTGCCATTGCTTCTTCCCTGCTCCCTTTCTTGTTTGTGCGTACAGCCCACGCCCGGAGAGTAACCAAACTAAATGCACAAATTGGGGACGCACTATCTATAATGTCCAATTCACTTCGGTCGGGATTCAGTTTCCTGCAGGCCATGGACATGGTACGTCGGGAACTTCCCGATCCCATCAGCAAGGAGTTTTCCCGTACTTTCCGGGAAATTAACCTGGGTACGTCCACCGAAGAAGCACTGCAAAACTTAGTACACAGGGTAAACAGTGAGGATATGGAATTGATCGTAACTGCGGTTATGATCCAGCGCCAGGTAGGTGGAAACCTGGCCGAAGTACTTGATAACATCGGCAAAACTATCCGCGAACGTATTCGCATTAAAGGGGAAATAAAAACACTTACCGCCCAGGGACGTATTTCCGGCATCATAATTGGATTTTTACCTGTAGTACTGGCCGTTATAATGACTGGACTTAATCCTGAATACATAATGACTCTTTTTACCTCTGAAGTAGGTAGGCTGATGCTGCTGGCAGCTATTGGCGGAGAATTGTTAGGCATCCTCTTAATTAAGCGCATTGTCAACATTCAGGTGTAG
- a CDS encoding Flp family type IVb pilin: MVEYALIIVFIALACFTGLKLMGQSLSQFIKQAAQEFE; the protein is encoded by the coding sequence ATGGTTGAATATGCGCTAATTATTGTATTTATTGCCCTGGCGTGTTTTACCGGACTAAAATTAATGGGACAAAGTCTTTCGCAATTTATTAAACAGGCTGCTCAAGAGTTTGAATAA
- a CDS encoding histidine kinase → MMDIKVLDKIINNTLEALEQGKKQLYDIAESTREEYQQACKELEKAKEEVTKIIKRVDQIEKKEKKSRIRLMEVHRDFSRYTEQVVKAAYKEAQDLQLLVNDWRHQETLARFKRDQLARRVKHLKEMVQKAENMMSHLGVVFNYLSSDLQMASDKINELQKMQQMGVNIIRAQEEERKRVAREIHDGPAQLLANIVMRAEFCLKLLEVEPRKVKDELHGLQESVRQSLHDVRKIIFDLRPMVLDDLGLIAALKRYLTQYKEQNSFKTELVCMGPNRRMSSTSEVAVFRVIQECLNNIQKHARAKHATVKVEMLEDKLNVTVRDDGQGFELNTTENQNSSQEGYGLVNIRERTALLNGNIDIQSSPGKGTAVYVSIPVKEWFDGPPKEQ, encoded by the coding sequence ATGATGGACATAAAAGTATTGGACAAAATTATCAATAATACCCTTGAAGCACTGGAACAAGGTAAAAAACAGCTTTATGATATAGCGGAGAGTACGCGCGAAGAATACCAACAAGCCTGTAAGGAGCTGGAAAAAGCAAAGGAAGAAGTTACCAAAATTATTAAGCGGGTGGATCAAATAGAGAAGAAAGAGAAAAAGTCCCGCATCAGGCTAATGGAAGTACACCGAGATTTCTCCCGCTACACGGAGCAGGTTGTAAAGGCAGCTTATAAAGAGGCTCAAGATCTGCAACTTTTGGTAAACGACTGGAGACACCAGGAAACCTTGGCCCGCTTTAAAAGAGACCAGCTGGCACGAAGAGTAAAACATTTAAAGGAAATGGTACAAAAAGCCGAGAATATGATGTCTCATCTGGGTGTTGTCTTTAATTACCTTAGCAGTGATCTGCAAATGGCCTCAGACAAGATAAATGAACTGCAAAAAATGCAGCAAATGGGAGTAAATATAATACGGGCCCAAGAAGAGGAAAGAAAAAGAGTAGCCCGGGAAATCCATGACGGGCCTGCACAACTTTTAGCCAATATAGTAATGCGGGCTGAATTTTGTCTTAAGTTGCTGGAGGTAGAGCCCAGGAAAGTGAAAGATGAATTGCATGGCCTGCAAGAGTCAGTGCGTCAAAGCCTGCACGACGTCCGCAAAATTATATTCGACCTGCGCCCCATGGTGCTTGATGACCTGGGCTTGATAGCTGCATTAAAACGCTACTTAACACAGTATAAAGAACAAAACAGCTTTAAGACCGAGTTGGTATGTATGGGTCCCAACAGGCGAATGTCATCCACCAGTGAAGTTGCAGTATTTCGCGTTATCCAGGAGTGCTTAAACAATATCCAGAAGCATGCCAGAGCTAAGCATGCCACGGTTAAGGTGGAAATGCTGGAAGATAAACTCAATGTTACAGTCCGCGACGATGGGCAAGGGTTTGAATTAAACACCACGGAAAACCAAAACAGCAGCCAGGAAGGATATGGCTTAGTTAATATTAGGGAGCGTACAGCACTTTTAAATGGAAACATTGACATCCAAAGCTCTCCCGGAAAAGGCACGGCAGTATATGTTTCAATTCCCGTAAAAGAATGGTTTGACGGCCCGCCTAAGGAACAATAG
- the cpaB gene encoding Flp pilus assembly protein CpaB has product MKNKLILLLALVFAIVAAFGTYKYLENLKSTYRESGNYTNVAVAATRIPAKTPITENMLKFIEVPADYILPGSVIDGKDALGKLARTDIYPGEQILQKKLIGKNDPAGGLSAKITPGQRAATIAVDQVSALSGLVTPGDNVDVAVTLAGDGDTLTTTVLYNVPVLAINKNTSPNNNKDKANPATATLMLTPTQAQELILATETGAVRLLLRAPADDKAVGIPPSRKNDLLH; this is encoded by the coding sequence ATGAAAAATAAGCTCATTTTATTATTGGCCCTGGTCTTTGCTATCGTGGCCGCCTTCGGAACATATAAATACCTGGAAAACTTAAAAAGCACTTACCGGGAATCGGGCAATTACACCAATGTTGCAGTGGCTGCCACTCGCATCCCGGCCAAAACTCCCATCACCGAAAACATGTTGAAATTCATAGAAGTACCGGCAGACTATATACTGCCCGGTTCAGTCATAGACGGGAAGGATGCACTGGGTAAACTTGCCCGCACCGACATTTACCCCGGAGAACAAATATTGCAAAAAAAGCTTATTGGTAAAAATGATCCTGCCGGGGGGCTATCGGCAAAAATTACCCCGGGACAAAGGGCAGCCACCATTGCGGTAGACCAAGTATCTGCCCTATCGGGATTGGTCACTCCCGGGGACAATGTTGACGTGGCGGTAACCCTTGCCGGGGACGGCGACACCTTAACCACTACGGTACTTTATAATGTACCGGTTCTGGCTATTAACAAAAATACCAGTCCCAATAACAACAAAGATAAAGCAAACCCGGCAACTGCAACTCTTATGCTAACACCTACCCAGGCCCAGGAACTCATACTGGCAACAGAAACAGGTGCGGTACGATTACTGCTTCGGGCACCGGCTGACGACAAGGCCGTTGGTATACCTCCGTCCCGAAAAAATGATCTTTTACATTAA